The nucleotide sequence gaagactcagcaaaggcgaagagttgcagtgttcacaaaggcttcgacgaggacgtcgaagggataagtgggggagaatgtaacggacaaacttctaaacaagatgttggatgtaatgcttatgtctgtccgttgtcttttggcacgtTTATACCTTGTACAacaggtagaggggcggtcgaaggctaaatagtcccatgttagttgggttggtggcatctttaggcttgtaaataaaggttgtgtcatgtagacacgtgcgagagcttttcggtctgtaatggaccattttaccctttgttgtgtaactattcagagcttgtaaagtctgtttgtaatttgcattgtctatgaagtgtttttcggacatgtttgcttgtggatcccgattgaggcgttctctttaacccgttctctcttttgttggtcctaagggacaatgggaggcttcggggaggctgacctttgcggacggacgtgcgagggtgccgcacgccttaggcaaaaccagctaaggtccaaACAAAAACGAGCGTCGTCGCCATCAGGCTCGAAGGGAAGCGCGTGGAATTAGTCCAACGGTAGGGCAGTTTAGCAAGATGAATCCACCCTCCCCGGGGAAGTCTTCCCTTCACTCCTTTTTCATGTCTATCTGGAAGAAAGCAATGACTGATGGCCTCGAAAGAGGTAGATTCTCGAAATGTGGAGTAAATCAGGCTTATAACACAGAAGAAACTTGCATCACATTCAACCGGCCTTCCTTTGATTGCTGCGTCATGTCAATTTCGCATTCTTATCCTGAAGAAGAATTCCAAAACCAATCAGGCAGTGTATCTTCGATGCTTGTGTTGGACAGATCAATATCAGTGAGGAATTCCTGAGAACGGAGCCACCTGGGAAACGCGGGACCCAAGTCACAGGTATCAACTTTGATGGATTGAAGTTGAAAAGGGGGCACCCAGTCGTGGTCGAATCGGATGGTCAAAGGGTTCGCGTAAGCGTACAGGGCGACCAACTCGGTTAGGTTCACGAAATGGAGTTCGGACAAGGTGCCCTCCAGGGAGTTATCGGAGAGATCAAGGGTGGAAAGgtcggaaagcttgccgatcTCAACCGGTATCAGTCCGGAGAGTGAATTATGACCCAAGTCGAGCTGCGTTACGCTGGACAGATTCCCAATCTCGGCGGGGATTCGACCCGAAAGTGAATTGCCGCTGAGGCGTAATTCCGTAAGACTGGTCAAGCGCCCAATCTCGGCAGGGATGGAACCCACGAGGAAGCACTGAACGAGGTTTAGCTGCGACAGACTTGTCGTGTTCCCGATTTCAGGTAGAAGGGGACTCGTAAATGAATTATGGCTGAGATCAAGTGTGGTTAGACTGGCCAAACTCCAGAGATCGACAGGTATGGAACCGGAAAGCGAGTTGCCGCTAAGGTCGAGCTGCGCGAGACGAGTCAAGTTCCCAAACCCGGCAGGTACGGTGCCATACAATTCAGAATTGCTGATCGCGAGATAGGAGAGGCTACGGAGTTCAAAAAGCCAGCTGGGAAAGGTGGAGTTGAAGAAGTTGCCACGGAGATCGAGGGTGGTGAGAGCCGTGAGGTTGACGCGGGAAAGAGAATCGGGGAGGGCAGTGAGACCACAGCCTGACAGATAGAGTTGCTGCAGGGAGGGCAGCTGGTTCACGGCTCGTAGCCAATCGGGAGAGGCCGTGCTGAGGTTCACAAAGTTCATTTGGAGGAATGTTAGAGAAGAGAGACGCGAGAGCCACTGTAGGTCGTCCCCCGCGTCGATCCTCAAGTTGTACGAGGACAGGCTCAGATAGCGGAGGGTTGACAGGTTACCCAGCTGGGGAGGAATGGCTCCGCCGAAATTGGAATAAGAGAGATCCAGATATCTGAGTCTCCCAAAAGAACCCAAGAACTTGGGGATTCGGGCGCCGCCGAAGTCGTTCTGAGTGAGATTCAAGCGACGcaaatgagttagagaaagcaAAGATGGACCGATCTCACCCCCCAACACCGTCAAATTGTCGTAGTAAGCCTCCGCATTCTGGAGGTTGAGCTGCACGACGTGGCCCGTGGTGTTGTCGCACACCACGCCGCTCCATCTGCAGCAGTCCACTGGGCGACGCCACGAGGACAAGCGGCGGGATGGGTCGAGGATGCCGGCTTTGAAGGCGAGGAGGGCGTCCCTCTCCGCCTTCATGCACCCCCTCGTCGTCGTCACAAGCGTCAAGAACAGAACGCTCATTAGGCAAGAGCAGCTCAGCGACGAATGGGATGGGCTTCTCGTGTCGCCCATGCTCTTTGGTGAACGAATGACCAGTTGGCTGCAGGCGGCACAGCGAAGaacatgtatatatgaatataatatataGAATGTGGTAGGTTGAACCATCGCTCTCCGCGATTACCAATGGATCCTCTTGTGAAATGACAGGTCCCTTCGTCTCCACCCGGCATCCCATGTGATCAAAGTAGTGAAACAGGATACATATTATAACGTGAGTGCTAATCTTTTTCGTCCTTTCGTCCAACTTGGACTCCTAATCTAATGATCATGGAAGCGCAGCTGCCAAGAAGGACGCACACGGAGTTGAGGTCAAAAAAGCTCCGAAGGCTAAAATGGCTTCAGCAGTCGAGTCTCTTCCTAACTCTAAAGAACGGGCATAGCGTGTGCAAGGAATCCTGCAGGGGAGGACGAGAGTCCACAATGGTCCTCCCAATCGTGGAATGCCATATAGACTCACCGATCCTTGTCAAAGTTGACTCCGGTCGCCAAGCGGTTCGAGTCCCCCACCGCGTGCCTTCGAAGAAGCTTCCACGGCTGCTGCGAACGGACTCGAAGTGACTTCTCCATCCTTTCTTCATCTCCTACTTTTTGATGGACGAGACGTGTGAGACTGCTACGGAAATGCCCCAACGTTGACTCGGTCAGTCTTCCTTTTCCATAAGCACATGACGTGAAAGCATGACTGTTTACATTAAGCGCATAATACCGTGGGATTCTTATGGTGTTATCTTCAGCATAGGTGTTGGCCAAGTCTCAGGTCATCGGATTAATGATTGAATCGGTGGATCGAGATTTAATAttagtttaaaaataatataatatactgtaatatattaaaaatacaaaatatataacataatattataaaaatattgttttataaTAATTCAATGCATTCTTCACAATAATATTATTACATTCAACAATTATGTTTCCATCGTCATAATACACACAATATTTACAAAgatgaaaccaaaaagaaaagagagagagagagtttgaaaAGTAACCATTACATGATCTCTAACACGATGTCATCTTGCAAGATTCAAACTTATTATGGATACAACACACAAGATACTCCTATTACATTGACTTTTTATGGCGTCCTCACTCTCAATCACTTGTTAATCTATTAATTCTTATTTTGATGACAACATAAGCTTTATCATACATTTTATCAAACATCTGAAAATAGAAAACCCTCCAATTTTTCTTGAACAACATGATGATAAACAAGCTCCATAATCCAACCAAATATCCGAGTATGATACTCAGATAATATGATGGCGTAAAAGATTCGTCTTTGTTGTCTTCTTTTGTCACATTGTTGCTTTTAAGATCGTAACAACTCTTGATGAGGGGAGCTCCACATAGATATGCATTGCCAATATAAATGGATGAGTCATTGAGTGTTTGTAGTTGATTTCCTGAAGGTATAACTCCTGATAGATTGTTGTAAGACAGATTCAAGTGATTCAGAGAATACAAGTCTGACAAGCTTTGAGGAATGCCTCCGGATAACTTATTAAATGATAGATCCAGAGTTTCCAATGACTTCATGGCACCAATTGTCACTGGTATTTGGCCGACAAGATTATTTCTTGATAGATTTAAAGTTTGGAGTGTCGAAAGAGACCCAATTTCTACTGGGATTTCTCCTGTCAAATTATTATTTGAAACGTCTATAATATTGACAAGGTAAACAATGGTTGAAAAGATGAGACTTTTTCCCTTTATAGTTAGAGTGATGCTATCATCATAAGTGTCTAGTCGTCTCAATGCACTATAAGTTATATGTTGGCCTAGACTAGTCAATTTTCGTTGCCTATAAGTTTTTGTTGCATTTAAATTGCCAAGGGAGCGTGGAATTGGACCTGATAAATTATTATTAGCAAGGTCGATAATATGTAGATGATGAAGTTGTCCAAGCTCAGTAGGAATGTTACCAAAAAACATATTTGAGCATAGCCGGAGTACCTCTAGGTTTTGAAAATTTTGTGCAATCCACGTAGGTATGCTACCTGAGAATTTATTATCGCCAAGATCAAGAAAAACCAGTCCACTGCAATTTTTCAATGACAACGGAAGATGCCCATGTAGACTATTATTGTTTAAGTGCAAAGACCGAAGCTGAGTCAACTTTTCAATAGAGCTAGGAATTTCTCCCGAGAGATTATTATCTGCTAGATTAATGTAGATAATAAAGTTTGTCTCTTGCCAACACCAAGGGATTTCACTTGATATTTGGTTGCTCGATAGATCGAGGATACGAAGTTGTGTCAAGTTGCAGACAAATGATGGTATGCTCCCATTGATATGGTTATGTGAGAGATCCAACAGTTCCAATTCTAGTGGGAGAGAAATTGATGACAACGATCCCGAAAAGGAATTATTATacagatacaaataactcaagtaAGGTGGCAAACGAGGAATAGGGCCTTCAAGCAAATTCATACTTAGTTTCAGAGTGGACAGGTTTGTCATGTGCTCCAAGAAAGTTGGCAAAGTACCATTAATCTGATTTTGGGAGAGATTTATAGAAAAAGCGGGAATGTTCCAAAACCAATCAGGCAAGACGTCCTCGATGCTTGTGTTCGACATACCCAAATCGTTAATGGAGTTTTGTGAACGGAGCCATCTTGGAAATGCAGGCCCCAACTTACAAGACTTCAGTTGAATGGATCGGAGTTGAAAAGGAGGAACCCAATCATAGTCTACTGAGATGACTAGGGAGTTTTCGGATAGATCAAGCTCACTTAGTTCGGTTAGGTTATCGAAATGGAGTTCAGACACGGTGCCCTCTAGGGAAttactagagagagaaagaaaaatgaGGTTGGAAAGCTTGCCAATCTCAGTAGGTATCGTTCCAAAGAGTAAATTACCACTGAGATCTATATATTCTATACTATTCAAATTTCCAATCTCAGTGGGTACGGGACCTGAAAGAGAATTATGactaagaaaaagttttcttagaCGAGTCAAATTCTTAATCCCATCAGGTATGGGTCCAAAGAGTGAATTACCACTCAGATCGATAAGTTTTAAACTATTCCACATTCCAACCTCAGTGGGTACGGGACCTGAAAGTGAATTATCATTAAGATGAAGTTCTCTTAGACCAGTCAAATTTCCAATCCCAGCGGGTATGGCACCATGAAACATAGAAAAACTGAGATCAAGATAAGAGAGGCTGTGGAGTTTCCATAGCCAGTTGGGGAAGGTGGAGTTGAAGAAGTTGTCACTGATGTCCAGAATGGCCAGTGCTGTGAGGttgacatgggaaagagaagaggggaggTCGGTGAGGCCACAGTATTGTAAATGTAGCTCCTCCAGTGAGGACAACATGTTCACCGCTTGAAGCCAATTGTGGGAGGCCATGGAAAGTTTCACAAAGCTCATGTCGAGGTATCTCAAGGAAGTGAGACGCGAGAGCCAGTGCAGGCCATCGGTCGATAAGCCATCCGAATAGAGATCGAGAGAGCGGAGGGTGGACAGGTTGCCCAGCTGGGACGGAATGACTCCGCTGAAGTTGGACCAGGAGAGGTCGAGATAGGTCAACTTGGGAAGGGAACCCAAAAATTCCGGGATTTGGATCCCACCGAAGTCATTGTTGCTGAGGTTGAGGCGCTCCAAATGAGTTAGCAGGAGCAAGGATGGTCTGATCTCACCTCCGATAGACGTCTCATCGTTATAAGGGTCTGAATTCTGGAGGTTGAGCTCCACGACATGGCCGGTTCTGTTGTCACAGACCACCCCGCTCCATCTGCAGCAGTCTACTCGGCCTCGCCATGATGACAAACGGCTAGTATGATCCTTGACGATGCCGGTTTTGAAGTCGAGGAGGGCGTCCCTCTCACCCTCTACGCACCCCTCCGTCGTCGGCGTTGTTGCCGCCGTGAACAAAAGAATGCTCGTAAGCCAAAGCCCGAAAGAGTAGTGCCGTGGCACAGGGTGTGTGCTACTGGTGCAATAGTCCATGAGGCTATTTGGTGAGTGGATAGTGTACTGAGAGATGGAAGGCGGCGGAGGACATGTATATATAGAGTGGGCGTGGGGGCGTGATGGCCCTCCCCTCCCGCAACCCATCATAGACTCCTATGGAACGTTAAGATTGATGCACTGGTAGCGATGTATAGATAAAAAACATGACTTTTGTGGAATTCGACTCCTGCTGGACCTGCAGTGCGTGCACGGTGTAGCTCACTCGAACTTGGTTTCTACCCTGCCTGGGTCCCAAAATTGGGGCTCGGTTCGCAAGAACGAAAGAGATTGATGCTGGAATTCAAACTCCAAAGATACCGCCATTTAATCGACCTTGTTGGATTGCGTAGAATGTCTCACTCGGCTCGAATGCGATTGTGTGGAAACTAATTCATGGCTCCCTCATTCCACACGGTTTGATTCTGATGTCCGCACATCGGAACGCATCATCTTCTTAGCCAAGATAAAATGTATGGAGGCGATGAATACCTTATTCCAGGGGTCGAAATGTCGCCATGACATGTCAAACGTCATCACGGAAGACAACGTGGATGAAGACTCCGACCCACCGCAAACGATTCCTCACCCAATATAACACGGTAAGCCATCGCTTTACATGTAGCGTCGTTCCGAAGGAGGGAGACTCGACGATGTTTGTAGCCGAACGCACGCTTCGCTTTCACATGTGTGCAAGTCTTTGTTGGGAACCCAAAGGCACGCAACAAATCGATTCGTTTGACACACAAGTGGTGAAGATGTTGAGGATTTCCCACCATTTTTGTGATGAATTTTGTGGGTAATTGTTCCCACACGAGCGAAAGAAATGGCTGCATTTCTTTTTATCTCTTTCGTTTTCTACAAAATTGCACTTAAGATTATGCGTAGAGATAGTCATCGTCAACCTAGCGATCCGTATCTtgattgctacataaactttgtCATATATGTTATCCATAACTTGGAAGTAGAAGATCCTCCGATCGTCAAAAGTGTCAAAGAAGTAAGAATAGGTTTTGT is from Musa acuminata AAA Group cultivar baxijiao chromosome BXJ1-6, Cavendish_Baxijiao_AAA, whole genome shotgun sequence and encodes:
- the LOC135675437 gene encoding receptor-like protein EIX2, with protein sequence MGDTRSPSHSSLSCSCLMSVLFLTLVTTTRGCMKAERDALLAFKAGILDPSRRLSSWRRPVDCCRWSGVVCDNTTGHVVQLNLQNAEAYYDNLTVLGGEIGPSLLSLTHLRRLNLTQNDFGGARIPKFLGSFGRLRYLDLSYSNFGGAIPPQLGNLSTLRYLSLSSYNLRIDAGDDLQWLSRLSSLTFLQMNFVNLSTASPDWLRAVNQLPSLQQLYLSGCGLTALPDSLSRVNLTALTTLDLRGNFFNSTFPSWLFELRSLSYLAISNSELYGTVPAGFGNLTRLAQLDLSGNSLSGSIPVDLWSLASLTTLDLSHNSFTSPLLPEIGNTTSLSQLNLVQCFLVGSIPAEIGRLTSLTELRLSGNSLSGRIPAEIGNLSSVTQLDLGHNSLSGLIPVEIGKLSDLSTLDLSDNSLEGTLSELHFVNLTELVALYAYANPLTIRFDHDWVPPFQLQSIKVDTCDLGPAFPRWLRSQEFLTDIDLSNTSIEDTLPDWFWNSSSG
- the LOC135676029 gene encoding receptor-like protein EIX2; translated protein: MDYCTSSTHPVPRHYSFGLWLTSILLFTAATTPTTEGCVEGERDALLDFKTGIVKDHTSRLSSWRGRVDCCRWSGVVCDNRTGHVVELNLQNSDPYNDETSIGGEIRPSLLLLTHLERLNLSNNDFGGIQIPEFLGSLPKLTYLDLSWSNFSGVIPSQLGNLSTLRSLDLYSDGLSTDGLHWLSRLTSLRYLDMSFVKLSMASHNWLQAVNMLSSLEELHLQYCGLTDLPSSLSHVNLTALAILDISDNFFNSTFPNWLWKLHSLSYLDLSFSMFHGAIPAGIGNLTGLRELHLNDNSLSGPVPTEVGMWNSLKLIDLSGNSLFGPIPDGIKNLTRLRKLFLSHNSLSGPVPTEIGNLNSIEYIDLSGNLLFGTIPTEIGKLSNLIFLSLSSNSLEGTVSELHFDNLTELSELDLSENSLVISVDYDWVPPFQLRSIQLKSCKLGPAFPRWLRSQNSINDLGMSNTSIEDVLPDWFWNIPAFSINLSQNQINGTLPTFLEHMTNLSTLKLSMNLLEGPIPRLPPYLSYLYLYNNSFSGSLSSISLPLELELLDLSHNHINGSIPSFVCNLTQLRILDLSSNQISSEIPWCWQETNFIIYINLADNNLSGEIPSSIEKLTQLRSLHLNNNSLHGHLPLSLKNCSGLVFLDLGDNKFSGSIPTWIAQNFQNLEVLRLCSNMFFGNIPTELGQLHHLHIIDLANNNLSGPIPRSLGNLNATKTYRQRKLTSLGQHITYSALRRLDTYDDSITLTIKGKSLIFSTIVYLVNIIDVSNNNLTGEIPVEIGSLSTLQTLNLSRNNLVGQIPVTIGAMKSLETLDLSFNKLSGGIPQSLSDLYSLNHLNLSYNNLSGVIPSGNQLQTLNDSSIYIGNAYLCGAPLIKSCYDLKSNNVTKEDNKDESFTPSYYLSIILGYLVGLWSLFIIMLFKKNWRVFYFQMFDKMYDKAYVVIKIRINRLTSD